From the genome of Mya arenaria isolate MELC-2E11 chromosome 5, ASM2691426v1:
ttaaaagatactttcataaaaaaagGCTTTCATAGCTGtgataattgaataaaacattatttagttaTGCTTTTCGCGataaattattaatgataaCAACCAGTTAAAAAACATTGTCTAGGTATTAATGAGTAAGCCTAAATATTATAAgtttcttccatggccgagagtgtaagataggttcattccaatCCGAACGTAGAGTGTTTTGCGgcaacgaggtttaccgagttttcgctgaacaccctgcgcgagggtcgggattaacctatcttacacgagcggcaaTGGTGACCAATAAAATCggttttggaaacaggtttgaaccggtttaaaagtgtggttcactcgagggccttccacactcgacaacaaaaccggtttcAATCTTTTGTAGTATTTATTGATGACATGGAGCACCAAGGTTGCGTGTTTGGGTCCCAAAATAGAGCTCTTTGGTACGCACTTGTACGCCCTCGAGCTCcactgaaccggttcaaaccggttcgGTTGTCGGATGTGGGTGGCCCTCGAGTGAACCACGATTTcaaccggttccaaccggtttccaaAACCTGTTTTATTTGGCACGTACCAAACTTGGCTAATGTGCGCAACTTTGGTGCGCACTTAAAGCTCTTGTAACTgactgaaccggttcaaactgGTCTGGTTGTCGAGTGTTGATGGCCCTCGAGTAAACCACACTTTtaaaccggttcaaaccggttccAGAACCGACTTATGTACGCGAACCTTGCCAAAATGCGCAACTTCGGTGCACACTCAATGGCCCTTGTAATCGATTGAACCTGTTCAAACCGATTTTGTTGTCGAGAGTGGATGGCCCGTGAGTAAACCAGAGCTTTCAATCGATTCAAATCGATTACAAAATTCGATTATATCGGGCAGCACTGTACGCGAAATTGGCTCAAAAAGAGCTTTATATGTTCGCACCTAAAAGCCCTTTAATCGACTTAACAGGTTCTAACCGGTTTGGTTGTCAAATGTCGATGGCCTTTTAGTGAACCAAACTTTTTAACCCGTTCAAACCGTTTTCCAAAACAGATTTTAAGGACAGCGTTGTATGCGAACTTTGCCAAAACGTGCAACTTTGTGCGCACTTACGGGCCCATGTAATCGACTGAACCGGTTCAATTTGAGTTTGTTGTCGAATGTGGATAGCCCTCGAGTAAACCAGAGATTTCATTCGATTACAAAAATCTATTACATCGGGCAGCGCCGTTGGCCCAAAATAGAAAATTTAAGTACGCACTTAAGGGCCCTTTTAATAAACTTAACCGGTTCAAACCCATTTGGTATTTGAGTGTGGATGGTCCTTGGGTGAATCATACTTTTAAAACCTGTTAAAACCGGTTTCCAAAACCGATTTAATGAGGCAGCGGTACTCGAATTTGGCCAAATCGCACAACTTTGGTGCGCACATTAGGACCCTTGTAATCGACATGATGGGTTGAATGTACTGTGATTGTCGACAGTGGATGGCTTTAAGTCCAATAAGGGAATTTCAGATCAAGAGCATTGTCTAGAATTGTTCGACTTTACATATCAGAGAAACCGCCTGCCAACATCAATACACATCAAACACCGACTGTTGGAATATTCGTAAGCGCCCTTAaaaaccggttcaaaccggtttagTGGTCCAGTGTGGATGGTCCTCAGACGAAACGCAGATTTCAATTGATTTCAGATCAATTCTCAAATGCGAAATTGGATCTAAAGCTCGACTTTTGCTGCCCATTTCAGCGCCCTTGAAATCATATAGAACCGGTTCAAACAAGTTTGTTTGTTGGGAGTGGATGGTCCCCGAAGGAATCACactttcaattgtttaaatcgATTTTCAAAATCGATTACATCGAGCAGCGCCAAATTTACCCCAAAACGCCCATGAATCAACTGAACCGGTTAAATCCGGTTTAGTTGTCGAGAGTGGATGGTCCTCAAACTAACAACACCTTAAAGCCAGACAAAACTGAGCAGCGCCGTACGCGAAATTGGCCAAAAATACGCACTTTTTTGCGCACTTAAGCGCCCTTGAAACCAAATGAACCAATTCAAACCATAGCGTGAGTCTTTTATTCAATACACGAAATGTTAATACAACGTGGAGCTCAGTTCCTATCTTCAATGGTAGTTGTATTGTGTGAGGCTCAATTCCATGCTGGAAAGGAGATGGTATTGCATGAGGCCCAAAACTATGCCTGAATGGGAGTAGGATACCGTTAGACTCAATCCCATGTTTGAATGGAAGTTATATAGACTGAGTCTCATTCCATGCTTGAATGGTAGAGTTATTGAGTGAGGCTTAATCCTATGCTCGCATGGATGAAGTGAGGCTCAATTTTTActtgaatgaaattattttgacgTGAGGCTCAAGTCGATTATTTAATTGCAGtaatattgcaatatgtttaattCCATGCATGAATAAAATTAGTAGTGCGCGAGGCTATTTTCAATACTTGAAGGGAAGGAGTATACCGTTTCGCCAAATTCCATGCCTAAATGGTATAATCTAGCGTGCGTCTCAAATCCATATTTCCATGGTAGTAGTATTGCATGAATCCCAATTCCATACTTGAATGGTAATAGTATAGTATTAGAGTCATTTCCTTGTTTGAATGGAAGTAGTTTCAGGAGTTTCAATTTCATACTTGAATCGAAGAAGTATTGTGTCGGTCTCATTTCCATACTTGTATGGAAGAAGTTTAGCATGAGGCTCATTTGCATGATTAATTGATAGAAGTAAAGCGCGAGGCTTAATTCTATGCTTGAAAGCTACAAGTAGTATACTTGCATGATACTCATTCCCAAGCTTGAATGAAAGAAGTGTGGTTGAACTCCCTGCTCGCATGGAAGTAGAATAGCATGAGGCTCAACTCAATGCTTAAATGGTACAAGTATAGCGTAAAGTTTAATCCGTGTTTGAATGGAAGTACACTGTGTAGGTCTTAATTCCATTCTTAAACGGTTGTACTATAGATTGAGATTTAATTCCATGCTTGAATCGTAGAAGTGTAGCTTGAGGTTTAATGGTAGTAGAATGCCTAAATGGATTTTGTATAGCATCATGTTCAGCTCCGGGCTTGAATTGTAGTATTATTGCGTGAGGCTTAATTTCGTACTTAAAGGGTAGTATATGTAGAGAAGCGTGAGGCTCGATTTCATATCTAAAAGGTTATATTATAGCGTGAAAACCAAGTCCATGCATAAATGGTAGAAGTTTATCATGGAACTCATTCCATACTCGAATGATAGAAGTATTGCGTGAGGCTCAATTCCATGCTCGATGGAAATTATATAGCGTGCGGTTCAATTCCAGACTCGAAATGAAGTTGTATAGCGTGAATCTCATTTCCATAATCGAACAGTAGTAGTATAGAGCCAGTCTCAATTCAATGCTTGAATGGTAGAAGTATAGCGTAGGTCTACATTCCAAGCTCAAACGATAAAAGTGTAGCGCGATTCTCAATTCCATGCTTGAATGGTAGTAGTAAGGCGTGTATCTCGATTCCCTGCTTGGATGGTAGTAATATATGGCGTGAGTCTCTATTCTAAGCATGAATGGCAGTAATATTCCATAAGACTCAAGTCCATTTTAGTATGAGAATAGTATAGCGTGAATCTGCAATCCATCCGTAAATTGTAGTAGTACAGAGTCAGGTTCAATACAATACTTGAATGGTAGTAGTAACATGAGACAAAAATCCACGCTTGTATGAATGTTGTATAGCATGAAGTTCAATTCCATGCTTCAATAGAAGTATTATTGTGTGAGGTTCAATTATATGCACGATTGGTGGCAGAATAACGAGATGTTCAATTCCATACTCGAATGACAGTTGATTTGCGAGAAGCTCAATTCCATGGTCGAATGGAAGTGGTATAGCGTGAGGCTTAATGCCATGCTCGAATGGTAGTAGTATAGTGTGAGGCTAAATTTCATGCTCGAATGGTAGGTATAGCGTGAGGCTCAATTTAATGCTTGAATGTAAGTGGTATAGCGTGAGGCTGAATTATTTTCGAATGGTGGTAATATAGCGTGAGGCTCAATTTCATGCTCGAATGAAAGTGGTATAGCGTGAGGAGGCTTAATTCCATGCTCGAATGGTAGTAGTATAGCGTGAAGCTCAATTTCATGCCCGCATGGAAGTTGTATAGCGTGAGGCTTAATTCCATGCTCAAATGGAAGTGGTATAGCGTGAGGCTTAATTCCATGCTCGAATGGTAGTAGTATAGCGTGAGGCTCAATTTCATGCTCAAATGGTAGTAGTATAGCGTGAAGCTCAATTTCATGCCCGCATGGAAGTTGTATAGCGTGAGGCTTAATTCCATGGTCGAATGGAAGTGGTATAGCGTGAGGCTTAATTCCATGCTCGAATGGTAGTAGTATAGCGTGAGGCTCAATTTCATGCTCAAATGGTAGTAGTATAGCGTGAAGCTCAATTTCATGCCCGAATGGAAGTGGTATAGCGTGAGGCTTAATTACATGCTCGAATGGTAGTCGTATAGCGTGAGGTGTAATTACCGAAATCAAATGGTAGTACTGTAGCATGATGCTCAACTGCGTTCTTAAATGGTAGCATTTTAACGTGAGGCTAAATTACATTCTTGAATAGTATAAGTATTTCGTGAGGCTCTCTTCCATACACAGGATAGGAGAATAGCGTGTCGCTAAATTCCATGCTGGAATGGTAATAGCATAGCGTGAGCCTTAATTCCATTCTTAAATGGTAGAATTATTGCATGACGCTAGATTCCATTCTCGAATGATAGTGCTATAGAGTGAGGCTCAATTCCATGCTCGGATGTGAGAAGAATTGTGTCGGCCTCAATTTTATACTAGAATGGTTGTAGTATAGCATGAGATTCAATTCCATGATTGAATGATAGTAGGATAACGCGAGTCTATATGGCATGCTTGAATAGAACAAAATATTGTGGCGGCTTAATATGCATCAAGAATTGGGTGAAGATTTCAATCAGGTCTTTTTTAACATTCTGAACTTTATTTTCACATGATATGCCATAGATAAGTGATTCTGACTTGGAGAGTCAAATAAAGTTTATTGAAGTAAAcgtaaataagaaataatttcCGCCGATTTATAAAtcattgaattatttttcttctCGAACATACTAGAAAATTATTGAATGCactacagttttaaataagaagatacaaaacaaaaatcaaacacatttattcGTATTTGCAGACACAAAAACACGACTTTTTAAGTATTCATACATTTGTTCAAAGGTTTCACTAGCatgacatttcaaattataaacattatactgTTGAATAGAAAATATCGAGAAATATAATACTTCTTATAAACATTCACAAGAATGTCAATCTCatcagaaagaaaatatttgatgaagtaCTGCTTATATTCTCAATTGGCATGATAGCATGTCTAGGATCTAATCTCACAAATGAATGGGTACTCGCTGGTGCAGCTTCTATCGCACCAAGTGTAGCCACCCTGTTCAAAGTCAATCACTCTGCAGAGTTCCGACGAACCATTGGACGGTTCACCGGTAAGCCATTTCGAGGTCACGCCATTCGTTTCCGGATCGTGTCCGTGAATAAAGCTCCATTCCCCTCCCTTCTGCGATCTTTGTCCATCTACCCACAGTACGTCGATGTTTTCAGAAGCGGCTATTGCTATCGCCTGATTCCATCGATCTTCCGTATCGGTATTAAGGATATGACCTCCGTACTTCTGGCAAGACTGTTCAGCTGAATGCTTGTCAAGTTTAAACACATGGAGGCTGAGGCACAGTCCACCTTGGGTAAAGTTAAATCCTGGTGAGCAAAATCCTTCACACAGCGCTGTCTCATTTTCAAAGGTTTTCCTACCGCTCTTAACACAGTCTTTCTGTTGATACCAGCATGGTCGTGACCTGCTCCTAACACCGAACGTTGCCGATTCAACTGCAGAACACAGAGACCACGGTGACCATTCACTACACGttttgcacatttgtttttctattttgcgTTCCATGTTTCGAAATGCATGTCCAACAAGTTTCATAAAAGGAGAGTTCATATTATCTCCAATTTTTATCAGGACACTTCCGTCAATTTGTTGCTCAGGAAAAGACAATTCGGTTTCGTTTTCGGCGTCAACTGAAAAGGTTCCGCctatcaaaatgtaaataaaaatggcGAAACGGGCTCCCATTTTGACTCACtattcaataacaatatgttttttaaatggctTTATAGATGGAATCTGAAAGCAAagtatgtttcattaaaactaTTGTTAAGTGGACCAACATGCTAATTGCCACATACGTAAGTAGCCTGGGCTGGAACGGAATTACATGCCATCGAAATATTGGCATGTAAAGAGATTGTGAAGGGTTTGGTGCTATGAAATTACGCGATGTGGCATTTAAGACAATAAAGAACATAGTTATTGCGTTGGTTCCGAActcaaacatgtttttcattaagTCTATGTACGAGTGTTAGAAGTAATGACATTATTCggtttcttttaaagaaatacaatacaatgaacaatacaatatgttgatgcaaatttactttaataatcaacaccaaaaaacataatttgtataCGGATAAAACAATATAAGCGATATAAGAGccttttaactggggaattcattgacacgtagctattaattaaacaaaacaacttttaaaaaggCTAATATTTTGTATCTGGACACAACTCAtatgccttttttgttttgagcTTTAAAGTcatatgagtaaaacataatatgcattaaatttaaaagattttCTTTTGCATCAAACTATAATGCGCCCTTTAAAAAgtatgttaaaaacattacttttccaGCATAGTGTTACACATAGCAGTAATCACACACTTGTGTTGTTCATGCATATGCCTTTGTAGTATTTTGAAGCTTCTTCTCACATCAAGGAGACTAAATTCCCACTTTGCAGTCGCTTTGCATTACAAATTCTTGATGCATAGTTATTATTCTGTGATCGCTCATCTTGCACGCACGCATTTACGAAACACATACATTGTATTGCTGGCTAGTGACAGGTTTTGAAGAATTCAATGGTCATTGTCTTAACTCCAACAAGTGAATTTCAGATCAAGAGCAGCGTCTTTAGTCAGTTGTTCGACTTTACACATCAAAGAAACCGCCTGCCAACATCGATACACATAAAAGAACCCGACTGTTGGAGTATACGTTTACGTATCAACTGGAACTAACAACTGAAAAAACGAGCTCAAAAACCAAAGTAATGCAcccatacatgtacaggtaaCGTTAGTTTCACATCAATCGACTCATTTCACCGTAGCTTTGAATGACGCTCGCAAGATCGTGTGTTCTGACAAAACTATTTGACGTATAAGCCGCCGTTGCGGAGTTACAAATTAACGGCTGATACTGATTCATCTCAATTCACACTACATTATAACGCATATAGTCTGTGTAACTTAACGCTGACACAATATAGTATGTGACCAGTAGTAATTTTATCTCGACTTTTCATACTTACTAGAGCTACGGCGTCGGCGTtgtttttgcatgtaagcaccatTAAGtccatcgtcggatacccccgatacacgCTATGCCTCGTTGTGTAACGTGGGCAATTTGGCCaggaaaatctcgtaatcatgaataattaaggAGGCAGTTTTATTGGACTCGCAAAGAACCAGATGCATAACGGTTGAAAAATACTCTGGCGATCGCCGGAGTTGAGCCGGGTCCGTTTCCctgtacaataataataagcaGCAGAAAAAAACCACACGGCCATAGAGGCTACTGACCCTGTGGAgtttttgaacaatatttgagtgtaacTGGCAAATGCATTGGGAAGGAGAGTTATCTCTCCtgcttcatgcatattcataacaagagctgtcacagggaCAGCGCGCTCTAATATTCCgccacttttcagtgtaaggattgaaaagatttggcgaaacatggatcactgtaatattagattagatttcaatgcaatacatgatgtacgGTATTTGCcgagatattaaaataaatgttgttacatgcaaacttttaactagaatttcttagtccaataataaagggccattatttgtaaaatacagttatctaacttggttattcaagttggttgggtggttgagtaccattgtataaagtctcaatgcaatacatgaagtagttgctgttatattaacctatgtgtcatacatgcaaaaccttaatcaaaATTTCTAAATCGCAttataaaggggcaaaaattatataatatgcaaaatagagttatcttttCTGATttattaagaaggttgaatggttgggagcctgtgtattaagtttcaatgcaatacatgatgtattcgaatttatatgtcgaataaaaaagggccataatttgaatttaatacaaattcgagttattttacttggttatttaagtaaattggatggttgagtaccattgtataaagtctcaatgcaatacatcaagtagttgctgagatctTAACCTATGTGttcttacatgcaaaaccttaaccagaatttttaagtcaaataataaaggcccattatatgcattaaattcaaataagtgttatctaactttaatttagtaggttagatagttgggaatacaacaatttcaatgcaatgcatgatgtatttactgagataatgacttaaaggtgcttacatgcaaaaccttaaccaaggccCACGCAAACGCCGACGCCAACGCCAAAGCTTATGTGAGTAGTaaagctctccttattcttcgaatagtcgagctaaaaaagaagattttgtcagtcaatagTCCCATGGTATGCATGAAGTGTtacggaagaaagtaccgtggttgccgacgatgctTTAAGTCATTTTTAAGGCAAATGCATCaacattgcattgaaacattacatATGTGTTCGCAATTATCTGAACTACTTAATTGGTGACTGGGGAAACTGTTTTTCAGTTTGTTGCAAGATTGAGGCGCTATTTAA
Proteins encoded in this window:
- the LOC128235073 gene encoding uncharacterized protein LOC128235073 — its product is MGARFAIFIYILIGGTFSVDAENETELSFPEQQIDGSVLIKIGDNMNSPFMKLVGHAFRNMERKIEKQMCKTCSEWSPWSLCSAVESATFGVRSRSRPCWYQQKDCVKSGRKTFENETALCEGFCSPGFNFTQGGLCLSLHVFKLDKHSAEQSCQKYGGHILNTDTEDRWNQAIAIAASENIDVLWVDGQRSQKGGEWSFIHGHDPETNGVTSKWLTGEPSNGSSELCRVIDFEQGGYTWCDRSCTSEYPFICEIRS